One Vicia villosa cultivar HV-30 ecotype Madison, WI unplaced genomic scaffold, Vvil1.0 ctg.002804F_1_1, whole genome shotgun sequence DNA window includes the following coding sequences:
- the LOC131639845 gene encoding AT-hook motif nuclear-localized protein 29-like, with the protein MAPQMQIQTPNTNNTTENSNHTSSSVVGPRPRGRPLGSKNKSKVPVTNTSGNPDGHVFEISAGADVSKSIFNYVCRRRRRINIISGNGEVAQATLRQSTGKVVTLRGRFQIIAICGTIFPSHAPRMECGLEVLLSGTEGQVARGNVIPPLVAFNSVFLVGTPIAKIVFENVSLEAYNQNKQKEVSCDANGHVAKGGGGLLNGEGSTT; encoded by the coding sequence ATGGCACCACAAATGCAAATTCAAACACCAAACACTAATAACACCACTGAAAACAGTAACCATACATCATCTTCGGTTGTCGGTCCTCGCCCCCGAGGGCGTCCCCTTGGGTCGAAGAATAAGTCTAAGGTTCCTGTCACAAACACAAGTGGCaatcctgatggccatgtttttGAGATATCTGCTGGAGCAGATGTCTCAAAGAGTATCTTTAATTATGTTTGTCGTCGAAGGAGACGCATAAACATCATTAGTGGAAATGGAGAGGTGGCGCAAGCTACACTTCGTCAATCCACAGGAAAAGTTGTAACTCTTCGTGGAAGATTCCAAATTATTGCGATATGTGGAACAATTTTTCCTTCGCATGCACCAAGGATGGAGTGTGGATTGGAAGTTTTATTGTCTGGTACTGAAGGACAAGTGGCTAGGGGTAATGTGATTCCCCCTTTGGTGGCTTTCAACTCCGTGTTTTTGGTTGGAACTCCTATTGCAAAAATTGTATTTGAAAATGTGTCTTTGGAAGCTTACAACCAGAATAAACAAAAAGAAGTTAGCTGTGATGCAAATGGACATGTGGCAAAAGGTGGTGGTGGTTTGTTAAATGGTGAAGGATCAACAACTTAA